A part of Antechinus flavipes isolate AdamAnt ecotype Samford, QLD, Australia chromosome 6, AdamAnt_v2, whole genome shotgun sequence genomic DNA contains:
- the PRDM8 gene encoding PR domain zinc finger protein 8, whose protein sequence is MEDTGVQRGVWDGDAKAVQQCLTDIFTSVYTTCDIPENAIFGPCVLSHTSLYDSIAFIALKSTDKRTVPYIFRVDTSAANGSSEGLMWLRLVQSARDKEEQNLEAYIKNGQLFYRSLRRIAKDEELLVWYGKDLTDLLLLCSSRSHSKMNGSPPYTCLDCSQRFQFEFPYVAHLRFRCPKRLHSADTGSHNEQQDGGGCTKEHGGGGGGCGDSGGGGGGGGSVAKDQQQPEATLGPGPKYCKPPTIPIHHYQASQDSNNTSTPGAGSGVKPSTDFHNLARELENSRGGRSCSPPRSLSSRVNSSGSGHQEVELSPNSNATCALHPATPSGGSGSGGGGSGGGGGSKSKRKYPEELEEGSRGVVLVGGRGRFIERPQPASKEDLVCTPQQQYRTTGSYFSLEENGRLFAPPSPETGEAKRSAFVEVKKASRIVGGTSGLLQEEEEVADGATSAGEDKDLGAGAGGLASNTSSPASSSSSSSPSGPEKLLGARPGGPLSARLEGASPARGSAFTTVPQLGGSGSAGNGGSGASAGTGQGAVPDERKSAFSQPARTFSQMPPLVLGQKLGSLEPCHPGDGVGPTRLYPADPLAVKLQSAAADLNGACAPLQNGGGLPKQSPFLYATTFWPKSSAAAAAAAAAAAGPLQLQLPSALTLLPPSFTSLCLPAQNWCAKCNASFRMTSDLVYHMRSHHKKEYAMEPLVKRRREEKLKCPICNESFRERHHLSRHMTSHN, encoded by the exons ATGGAGGATACCGGTGTCCAAAGGGGTGTCTGGGATGGAGATGCCAAGGCTGTTCAGCAGTGTTTGACTGATATTTTTACCAGCGTTTACACCACCTGCGACATTCCAGAAAATGCGATATTCGGTCCCTGCGTCCTAAGCCACACTTCCTTGTACGACAGTATCGCCTTTATAGCTCTTAAGTCCACAGATAAGAGAACAGTTCCTTATATATTCCGG GTGGACACTTCAGCAGCAAATGGGTCCTCAGAAGGTCTAATGTGGCTTCGTCTGGTTCAGTCAGCTAGAGATAAAGAAGAGCAGAACCTAGAAGCCTACATAAAAAATGGACAATTATTTTACCGATCCCTCCGAAGGATTGCCAAAGACGAGGAGTTGCTTGTCTGGTATGGGAAAGACCTGACTGATCTTCTTTTGCTCTGCTCCTCTAGATCGCACAGCAAAATGAATG GGTCTCCCCCTTACACATGCCTGGACTGCAGCCAACGTTTCCAGTTCGAGTTCCCCTACGTGGCGCACCTGCGCTTCCGCTGCCCCAAGAGACTACACAGCGCTGACACCGGCTCCCACAATGAGCAGCAGGACGGCGGAGGCTGCACAAAAGAACACGGCGGAGGAGGTGGAGGCTGCGGCGATAGTGGTGGAGGAGGAGGCGGTGGTGGCAGCGTGGCCAAGGACCAACAGCAGCCGGAGGCTACTTTGGGACCTGGACCCAAATATTGCAAACCACCCACCATTCCCATCCACCACTACCAGGCATCCCAGGACAGCAACAACACCTCGACGCCGGGCGCGGGAAGCGGCGTCAAACCGTCTACGGATTTTCACAACCTTGCACGAGAGCTGGAAAACTCCCGTGGGGGCCGCAGTTGCTCTCCTCCCCGAAGTCTAAGCAGCCGAGTCAACAGCAGCGGCAGCGGCCACCAGGAGGTGGAGCTGAGCCCAAACAGCAACGCCACCTGCGCTCTACACCCCGCCACGCCGAGTGGGGGGAGCGGGAGTGGTGGCGGTgggagcggcggcggcggcggcagcaaaTCGAAAAGAAAATACCCAGAAGAGCTGGAGGAGGGCAGCCGTGGAGTGGTATTGGTGGGGGGCCGAGGCCGCTTTATTGAGCGGCCCCAACCGGCTTCCAAGGAGGACCTGGTGTGCACTCCTCAGCAACAGTATCGCACGACGGGTAGTTACTTCAGTCTAGAAGAAAACGGCCGTCTCTTCGCCCCACCTAGTCCGGAGACGGGCGAGGCCAAGCGCAGCGCCTTCGTGGAGGTGAAAAAGGCCTCGAGGATCGTCGGCGGAACCTCGGGGCTCCTGCAGGAAGAAGAGGAGGTAGCTGACGGAGCTACAAGCGCGGGAGAGGACAAGGATCTTGGCGCTGGGGCAGGCGGCTTAGCCAGCAATACTTCTTCCCCcgcatcttcttcctcctcatcttcaccGTCGGGCCCGGAGAAACTCCTGGGAGCTCGACCCGGGGGCCCGTTGTCCGCTCGTCTGGAGGGAGCCAGCCCGGCCCGGGGCAGCGCCTTCACTACCGTGCCACAGCTCGGAGGCAGCGGGAGCGCGGGAAATGGAGGATCAGGCGCCAGCGCTGGGACCGGGCAGGGCGCAGTGCCCGACGAACGCAAAAGCGCCTTTTCGCAGCCCGCGCGAACCTTCTCCCAAATGCCTCCCCTAGTTTTGGGCCAGAAGCTCGGTTCGTTGGAGCCATGCCATCCTGGGGACGGCGTGGGCCCCACCAGACTGTACCCTGCAGACCCTCTGGCAGTGAAACTTCAGAGCGCTGCTGCGGACCTGAATGGGGCCTGCGCGCCGCTGCAGAATGGAGGCGGCCTTCCCAAACAGAGCCCCTTTTTATACGCCACCACCTTCTGGCCCAAGAGTTCAGCGGCCGCGGCCGCAGCAGCGGCGGCCGCAGCCGGACCCCTGCAGTTGCAGCTGCCTTCGGCGCTCACGCTGCTGCCTCCATCCTTCACGTCTCTCTGCCTGCCAGCACAGAACTGGTGCGCCAAGTGCAACGCCTCCTTCCGCATGACTTCCGACCTGGTGTACCATATGCGGTCACACCACAAAAAGGAGTATGCGATGGAACCTTTGGTGAAGAGAAGGCGAGAGGAGAAACTCAAGTGCCCCATTTGCAATGAATCCTTCAGGGAGCGCCACCACTTATCCAGGCACATGACCTCGCATAATTGA